From a region of the Daphnia magna isolate NIES linkage group LG1, ASM2063170v1.1, whole genome shotgun sequence genome:
- the LOC116936441 gene encoding uncharacterized protein LOC116936441 isoform X1 has translation MTSPYTNLAIIHRGVFRASKCIPVVQLQDLLRALRASIPCEIAPNVSENLDSGKIRGIHWLQILFECLQSHQALFITRNTTEGEGNMSSPVNCYLFCLLVVLSFSARLLAKDPDCPFGSPKIDLEDPDGRCDRFWLCEDGMTSDMFCPSGKGFNPASKKCDDKALCLSDPSAAASERPAGLARIADILIDAKSNRPVVTRNLMDLQLCRHYLHH, from the exons ATGACCTCCCCTTACACAAATCTTGCGATTATTCATCGGGGAGTTTTCCGTGCTTCCAAATGTATTCCGGTCGTCCAATTGCAAGACCTTCTTCGTGCACTGCGTGCCTCTATTCCATGTGAAATTGCACCGAATGTTTCTGAGAATCTTGATTCAGGAAAAATTCGTGGAATTCATTGGCTACAAATATTATTCGAGTGTTTGCAATCACATCAG GCTCTCTTCATTACGAGAAATACAACTGAAGGAGAAGGGAACATGTCGAGTCCAGTAAATTGTTACCTTTTCTGCTTGTTGGTGGTTCTTTCGTTTTCTG CACGTCTGCTTGCCAAAGATCCGGACTGTCCATTTGGCAGCCCGAAAATAGATCTTGAAGATCCTGATGGTCGGTGCGATCGTTTCTGGCTCTGCGAGGATGGCATGACTTCCGACATGTTTTGTCCATCAGGAAAAGGTTTTAATCCTGCAAGTAAAAAATGTGACGACAAAGCTCTTTGTTTGAGTGATCCATCAGCAGCTGCATCCGAAAGGCCGGCCGGTCTCGCTCGTATCGCGGATATCTTG ATCGATGCCAAATCCAACCGACCAGTAGTGACAAGAAATTTAATGGACTTGCAACTTTGTCGTCATTATTTACACCATTGA
- the LOC116936441 gene encoding uncharacterized protein LOC116936441 isoform X2 gives MTSPYTNLAIIHRGVFRASKCIPVVQLQDLLRALRASIPCEIAPNVSENLDSGKIRGIHWLQILFECLQSHQALFITRNTTEGEGNMSSPVNCYLFCLLVVLSFSARLLAKDPDCPFGSPKIDLEDPDGRCDRFWLCEDGMTSDMFCPSGKGFNPASKKCDDKALCLSDPSAAASERPAGLARIADILVTKSMPNPTDQ, from the exons ATGACCTCCCCTTACACAAATCTTGCGATTATTCATCGGGGAGTTTTCCGTGCTTCCAAATGTATTCCGGTCGTCCAATTGCAAGACCTTCTTCGTGCACTGCGTGCCTCTATTCCATGTGAAATTGCACCGAATGTTTCTGAGAATCTTGATTCAGGAAAAATTCGTGGAATTCATTGGCTACAAATATTATTCGAGTGTTTGCAATCACATCAG GCTCTCTTCATTACGAGAAATACAACTGAAGGAGAAGGGAACATGTCGAGTCCAGTAAATTGTTACCTTTTCTGCTTGTTGGTGGTTCTTTCGTTTTCTG CACGTCTGCTTGCCAAAGATCCGGACTGTCCATTTGGCAGCCCGAAAATAGATCTTGAAGATCCTGATGGTCGGTGCGATCGTTTCTGGCTCTGCGAGGATGGCATGACTTCCGACATGTTTTGTCCATCAGGAAAAGGTTTTAATCCTGCAAGTAAAAAATGTGACGACAAAGCTCTTTGTTTGAGTGATCCATCAGCAGCTGCATCCGAAAGGCCGGCCGGTCTCGCTCGTATCGCGGATATCTTGGTAACGAA ATCGATGCCAAATCCAACCGACCAGTAG
- the LOC116936419 gene encoding LOW QUALITY PROTEIN: dipeptidase 1 (The sequence of the model RefSeq protein was modified relative to this genomic sequence to represent the inferred CDS: deleted 1 base in 1 codon), translating into MITSVVILATQRNNLKMKLRLTVFLVLLVIELILSSPSRRFDGVAFEKFLIKARDVLDRVPLIDGHNDFPYSLRRYESNQVGDLDIYDLTTVEPWASSSSSHTDINRLRQGKVGAQFWSAYVPCSTQYKDAISKTWEQIDVIHRLVEANPTTFAFVTSAQEIEDAFAQGKIGSMVGVEGGHSIGSSLAVLRMMYDMGVRYMTMTHSCPTPWADNSQLDDPGNVPVHDGLTPFGRTVVAEMNRLGMLIDLSHVSRKTMRDALEISTAPVIFSHSSAYALCNNTRNVPDDILQLVAQNGGVVMVNFFVSYVTCGSDSTVQDVADHIEHIRNIAGVDNVGVGSDFNGVARTPDGLKDVSQYPNLFAELLARGWTETDLEKVAGLNLLRALRGAESVRDQMAADGIKPFDEWIPQTDLPAEAQPCSTGEYKSQKLLTE; encoded by the exons ATGATTACGTCAGTTGTGATATTGGCAACCCAACGAAATAACTTAAAAATGAAACTGCGTTTAACTGTTTTCTTAGTTTTGCTGGTGATTGAGCTGATCCTGAGTTCTCCTTCTCGTCGTTTCGATGGAGTGGCTTTTGAAAAATTCTTAATTAAAGCCAGAGACGTTCTGGATCGAGTTCCGCTTATTGATGG ACACAACGATTTTCCTTATAGCCTTCGAAGATATGAAAGTAATCAAGTGGGAGATTTGGACATTTATGACTTGACAACTGTCGAACCATGGGCTAGTTCTTCTTCGTCGCATACGGATATCAATAGACTACGCCAAGGAAAAGTAGGAGCCCAG TTTTGGTCAGCCTATGTCCCGTGTTCTACGCAATACAAGGATGCCATCTCAAAGACGTGGGAGCAGATTGACGTAATCCATCGATTAGTGGAAGCAAATCCGACAACGTTCGCATTCGTAACATCAGCACAAG AAATTGAAGATGCTTTTGCACAAGGGAAAATTGGGAGCATGGTTGGAGTAGAAGGTGGACATTCGATCGGCAGCTCATTGGCCGTCCTCCGTATGATGTACGACATGGGTGTACGTTACATGACAATGACGCATTCATGCCCTACTCCATG GGCAGATAACTCGCAATTGGACGATCCCGGTAACGTTCCTGTTCATGACGGCCTAACTCCGTTTGGCAGG ACTGTGGTGGCAGAAATGAATCGGTTGGGAATGTTGATCGACTTGTCGCATGTTTCCCGCAAAACAATGAGGGACGCGTTGGAAATAAGCACAGCACCTGTCATTTTCTCTCATTCGTCAGCTTACGCATTATGCAACAACACCCGTAACGTTCCCGACGATATTTTGCAACTGGTGGCTCAAAACGGAGGTGTCGTCATGgtcaatttctttgtttcttacGTCACCTGTGGTTCTGACAGC ACTGTTCAAGACGTTGCAG ATCATATTGAACACATCAGGAACATTGCGGGGGTCGACAACGTCGGCGTCGGATCGGACTTTAATGGCGTCGCAAG GACACCCGATGGATTGAAAGATGTTTCTCAGTATCCAAACTTGTTTGCCGAACTACTTGCTCGCGGATGGACGGAAACTGACCTGGAAAAAGTTGCTGGACTTAACTTGCTGAGAGCACTCAGAGGTGCCGAATCG gtaCGCGATCAGATGGCAGCCGATGGAATAAAACCTTTTGACGAGTGGATTCCGCAAACGGATTTACCGGCCGAGGCTCAGCCGTGCAGTACCGGCGAGTACAAATCCCAAAAACTATTAACCGAATGA
- the LOC116936417 gene encoding LOW QUALITY PROTEIN: protein cueball (The sequence of the model RefSeq protein was modified relative to this genomic sequence to represent the inferred CDS: deleted 1 base in 1 codon), with amino-acid sequence MQSEALVIVMAFATVTASGFKHDDLIVAVDDRLEFLTDGSMNRTLKLDSYNASKLSALAYDATTRKLFFSDRHHLYGHIFSINLGDESHLVEDIVERNTNETVESLAYDPVRKLLLWTDWFNRSIRRVQLVQDHIHIEEKDGIEIVHFLEDDAKPRGLVFDPCMRMLYWTNVYKSRPTIERSFLNGSKREIIIQTDLFVPNALDLDVLDQRLYWADNLREGDYRTFNIERSFVNGTGRQKIYRGIGQFVVSLTVGGDYVYWTDYNLKKLWYVRKDGSSKGSMMLRAYSRNPAMGVVVFRHEPLNCGLLNTPENDLEDMADFQTKKMYIIFVNLICLVIVAMVATLTFRFWKFTGCKQTLVSNNSQKLFAFQNFENCTSSITMSERSSTQSEPVSPSSMESMGVNVLLANERHSDTTALFKCEF; translated from the exons atgcaatcGGAAGCTCTTGTTATTGTTATGGCTTTCGCTACTGTAACTGCCAGTGGTTTCAAACATGACG ATCTCATCGTTGCCGTTGATGATAGACTCGAATTTCTAACCGATGGAAGTATGAATCGAACACTGAAATTGGATTCTTATAATGCCTCAAAATTGTCAGCGCTCGCATACGATGCCACAACGAGGAAACTCTTTTTCTCTGACCGACACCATCTTTACGGTCACATCTTCAGCATTAATCTTGGAGATGAATCACATCTTGTCGAGGATATCGTCGAAA GAAACACGAATGAAACTGTCGAAAGTTTGGCGTACGATCCTGTCAGGAAATTGTTGTTATGGACAGATTGGTTTAATCGATCCATTCGACGAGTTCAACTCGTTCAAGACCATATCCACATCGAAGAAAAGGATGGCATTGAAATTGTCCACTTTCTAGAAGATGATGCGAAACCCCGTGGACTTGTGTTCGATCCTTGTATGAG gatGTTGTACTGGACCAACGTGTACAAGTCACGCCCAACTATCGAACGTTCGTTTCTT AATGGAAGTAAACGAGAAATCATTATTCAAACGGACTTGTTTGTACCGAACGCGTTGGATCTTGACGTGTTGGATCAGAGACTCTACTGGGCTGACAATCTTCGTGAAGGAGACTACCGGACGTTCAACATCGAAAGAAGTTTCGTCAATGGAACAGGCAGACAGAAAATATACCGTGGTATCGGCCAATTCGTCGTCAGTCTCACG GTGGGCGGTGATTACGTGTACTGGACAGATTACAATCTCAAGAAGCTGTGGTATGTACGAAAGGATGGGTCATCCAAGGGTTCCATGATGCTTCGAGCATATTCACGTAATCCAGCTATGGGTGTGGTTGTCTTTCGTCACGAACCTTTGAACTGTGGATTGCTCAACACGCCGGAAAATGATCTTGAAGACATGGCCGATtttcaaacaaagaaaatgtacaTCATTTTCGTAAACCTCATCTGCCTCGTTATAGTGGCCATGGTGGCTACTTTAACCTTTCGGTTTTGGAAATTTACCGGCTGTAAACAAACCTTGGTGTCTAACAACAGCCAAAAGCTATTCGCGTTCCAGAATTTCGAGAATTGCACGAGCTCCATCACGATGTCTGAGAGG TCGTCAACACAATCGGAGCCCGTTAGTCCATCGTCGATGGAGTCTATGGGCGTGAACGTATTACTCGCGAACGAACGACACAGCGACACTACCGCCTTATTTAAAtgtgaattttaa
- the LOC116936416 gene encoding LOW QUALITY PROTEIN: dipeptidase 1 (The sequence of the model RefSeq protein was modified relative to this genomic sequence to represent the inferred CDS: inserted 1 base in 1 codon), with amino-acid sequence MKLYFILLTLLIATEKIHSSRYHRSVDPLAYKNYLPKANAILDRVPLIDGHNDLPWTLRNYANNQVGILNITDLTNVEPWASSSSSHTDVIRLRQGKVGAQFWAAYVGCTTQYKDAVTKTWEQIDVVHRLVDANPDTFEFVTSAQGIEDAFRRGKIGSLIGVEGGHSIDSSLSVLRMMYDMGVRYMTLTHACPTPWADNSQLDNAGGVPVSNGLSAFGKIVVKEMNRLGMLLDLSHISRKTMKDALETSVAPVXFSHSSAYSVCNNTRNVPDDVLRLVAQKKGVVMVNFYSDFVTCGISKATIEDVANHMDHIRNVAGADYIGIGADYNGVTRVPEGLEDVSKYPDLFALLLSRGWTENELEKVAGLNLLRVFREAEAVRNQMAVDGVKPFDDWIPQTDMPAESQPCNTGDYGNKTNPIVGNAAVRIELSSFSFFTLILYYVIPRFSLSPK; translated from the exons ATGAAACTGTACTTCATTTTGTTAACGCTCCTGATTGCGACAGAGAAGATCCACAGCTCTCGTTATCATCGTTCCGTTGATCCACTTGCCTACAAGAATTACTTACCCAAGGCTAACGCTATTCTGGATCGAGTTCCGCTAATCGACGG GCACAATGATTTGCCATGGACGTTGCGCAATTATGCCAACAATCAAGTTGGTATTTTGAATATTACCGACTTGACCAACGTCGAGCCATGGGCCAGCTCCTCGTCATCGCATACCGACGTAATCAGATTGCGTCAGGGCAAGGTCGGAGCTCAG TTTTGGGCGGCGTACGTAGGTTGCACAACCCAATACAAAGATGCTGTTACAAAGACATGGGAACAAATCGACGTCGTCCATCGATTAGTGGATGCTAATCCGGATACTTTTGAGTTCGTCACATCAGCTCAAG GAATCGAAGATGCTTTCCGTCGAGGTAAAATTGGAAGTTTGATTGGAGTCGAAGGTGGTCATTCAATCGACAGTTCATTATCCGTTTTGCGGATGATGTACGACATGGGTGTGCGCTACATGACACTGACACACGCATGTCCCACTCCATG GGCAGATAATTCGCAGCTGGATAATGCCGGAGGTGTGCCCGTTAGCAACGGTCTCTCCGCATTTGGCAAG ATTGTGGTGAAGGAAATGAATCGCTTGGGGATGCTACTTGACTTGTCGCACATTTCACGCAAAACGATGAAAGACGCGTTAGAAACGAGCGTAGCTCCCG ATTTTTCTCATTCGTCAGCTTATTCCGTGTGCAACAACACGCGGAACGTTCCCGACGACGTTCTGAGATTGGTGGCCCAAAAGAAAGGTGTCGTCATGGTCAATTTTTACTCGGACTTTGTCACCTGTGGCATTTCAAAAGCGACTATTGAAGATGTGGCAA ATCATATGGATCACATCCGAAACGTTGCCGGAGCGGATTACATCGGAATCGGGGCCGATTATAATGGCGTAACTAG GGTACCTGAAGGATTGGAAGACGTTTCGAAATATCCGGACTTGTTCGCCTTGTTACTCTCTCGTGGCTGGACGGAAAATGAATTAGAGAAAGTGGCCGGCCTTAATTTGCTGCGAGTCTTCAGAGAGGCCGAAGCG GTCCGTAATCAAATGGCTGTCGATGGAGTGAAACCGTTTGATGATTGGATCCCTCAAACGGATATGCCAGCAGAATCCCAGCCGTGTAACACTGGTGACTATGGCAACAAAACGAATCCTATTGTCGGTAACGCAGCCGTACGCATTGaactttcttcattttcttttttcactttgATTCTTTATTATGTCATTCCACGGTTCTCTTTATCCCCAAAGTGA
- the LOC116936414 gene encoding protein cueball, with protein sequence MQSLILVVLIAISVATVCSLKQDDLIIAVGHQLELLTDGSTYRRLKLNSYNASKPSALAYDATSRKLFFADLRHLHSHIFSVNVDEEVPHVVEDIVKKRSNETVESLTYDPVDKMLLWTDGFNRSIRRVQIGQDNLLAEENDGVEVVHFLEYDAKPRGLVSDPCTRMLYWTNIHETRPTIERSFLNGSRREIVIETDLLLPNSLDLDMLEQKLYWVESLPSGYFHIERSFVNGTNREEIYRGIGQFVISLAVGDDYVYWSDYNHKKLWYVRKDGSSKRAIAIGTFRHPVMDVVVLRHHPMDCCLVPSKPCHPVDIVSNSEPIHSGRGNADVCLDFCNNNGECIVVNSDLRCSCSIGFSGDRCELVDEQSVSWVDDDELKEVNESDVESSLRQTSPVYETIAKTCIPLTCLLLIAIATVIRLRFLTGGKLTQGSSNKTSSVVITEDLENNSLSMCERPGTQQEVTTDLKIDDSWKQTGDCATLLENEF encoded by the exons ATGCAATCGCTAATTCTTGTTGTTCTGATTGCTATTTCGGTAGCTACAGTTTGCAGTCTCAAACAAGACG ATCTGATAATTGCTGTTGGCCATCAGCTGGAGCTTCTCACTGATGGAAGTACATATCGACGACTGAAGTTGAATTCTTACAATGCATCAAAGCCATCAGCCCTGGCATACGATGCCACGTCGAGAAAACTCTTTTTTGCTGATCTACGTCATCTTCACAGCCACATTTTCAGCGTCAATGTCGACGAAGAAGTGCCCCACGTTGTAGAGGATATCGTCAAGA AAAGAAGCAATGAAACTGTCGAGAGCTTGACGTACGATCCTGTTGATAAGATGCTTTTATGGACTGATGGATTTAATCGATCCATACGTCGAGTGCAGATTGGACAAGACAATCTCCTTGCGGAAGAAAATGATGGCGTTGAAGTTGTGCATTTCTTAGAATACGACGCTAAACCACGAGGATTGGTTTCCGATCCTTGTACAAG aaTGTTGTATTGGACAAACATCCATGAAACTCGTCCAACAATTGAACGTTCATTTCTCAATGGAAGTCGACGTGAAATCGTGATCGAAACTGATTTGTTGTTACCTAATTCGTTAGATCTTGACATGCTGGAACAGAAACTCTATTGGGTCGAGAGTCTTCCTAGCGGTTACTTTCACATTGAACGAAGTTTCGTGAATGGAACAAACAGAGAAGAGATTTACCGTGGCATCGGCCAATTTGTCATCAGTCTTGCT GTTGGTGATGATTACGTCTACTGGAGTGATTACAATCACAAGAAACTCTGGTACGTACGGAAAGATGGCTCTTCGAAAAGAGCCATAGCTATTGGAACCTTTCGCCATCCAGTAATGGATGTAGTGGTGTTGCGTCATCATCCAATGGACTGTTGCTTAGTTCCATCAAAACCTTGCCATCCAGTCGATATCGTTTCGAACTCGGAGCCAATTCATAGCGGACGTGGAAACGCGGACGTTTGTTTAGATTTTTGCAACAACAATGGCGAATGTATCGTCGTGAATTCTGATTTACGTTGCAG TTGTTCGATCGGATTCAGCGGAGACCGGTGTGAATTGGTAGACGAACAGTCTGTTTCGTGGGTCGATGACGATGAGCTCAAAGAAGTGAACGAATCTGATGTCGAATCGTCGCTCCGCCAAACGTCTCCCGTATACGAAACGATAGCAAAAACGTGTATACCTCTTACGTGCCTTCTTCTAATTGCAATCGCCACCGTTATTAGACTGCGATTCTTAACCGGCGGTAAATTAACGCAAGGATCGTCGAACAAGACGAGCAGTGTTGTTATCACAGAAGATTTAGAGAACAATTCTCTTTCAATGTGTGAAAGG CCGGGCACGCAGCAGGAAGTCACGACCGATTTAAAGATAGACGATAGCTGGAAACAAACCGGTGATTGTGCCACTTTAttggaaaatgaattttga
- the LOC116936421 gene encoding LOW QUALITY PROTEIN: protein cueball (The sequence of the model RefSeq protein was modified relative to this genomic sequence to represent the inferred CDS: deleted 1 base in 1 codon; substituted 2 bases at 2 genomic stop codons) — MRIEVLPIFLMFQVVVSLKHNDLIIAVGDTLELLSDGKTFQTLTLFSYNASKLSALAYDPVAKKLFFSDTRHRHGHIFSVDLNDEFYHPVVDIAEKKDNETVGSLTYDPVDKTLLWMDGFNRSIRRVKIEHETFHAEEKGDVEILHSFDDAKKPSGLICDPCTRMLYWTNVHESRPTIERSFINGSHPKVIIANDLFRPMTLDLDVPEQKLYWAQSLRNGSFYIERSFVNGTGREDIYRDVGQIIISLAIRFDVLLXXTTLFILIQFKVGGDYVYWGDYTQKKLWSLRKDGSSSSPLTLGTFRNPPTSIVLRHQPLDCSLLEQSQTGKLIAHQSATITIACFTITSLLIIGVVAIFMLRIWTFRSGRKLLVSDKDEDTFPFQDFDNGRDSYSRKMTQ; from the exons ATGCGAATCGAAGTACTCCCCATTTTCCTTATGTTTCAGGTAGTGGTCAGTCTCAAACACAATG atTTAATTATTGCTGTTGGCGATACACTTGAGCTTCTCAGTGATGGCAAAACATTTCAAACACTGACTTTA TTTTCTTACAACGCGTCGAAACTGTCGGCTCTCGCGTACGATCCTGTGGCcaaaaaactgtttttctcCGACACTCGCCATCGTCACGGCCACATATTCAGCGTCGATCTCAACGACGAATTTTATCATCCTGTCGTCGACATAGCTGAAA aaaaggaTAACGAAACGGTCGGCAGTTTGACGTACGATCCTGTTGATAAAACGCTTTTATGGATGGATGGATTTAATCGATCCATACGTCGAGTAAAGATCGAACATGAAACCTTCCACGCGGAAGAGAAAGGAGATGTTGAAATCCTCCATTCGTTCGACGATGCAAAGAAACCAAGCGGATTAATTTGCGATCCTTGTACAAG AATGTTGTATTGGACAAACGTACATGAATCTCGTCCCACTATAGAACGGTCCTTTATCAATGGAAGTCATCCAAAAGTGATCATTGCAAACGATCTGTTCCGGCCGATGACGTTGGATCTCGACGTGCCGGAACAGAAACTTTACTGGGCTCAAAGTCTTCGTAACGGTTCTTTCTATATCGAAAGAAGCTTCGTGAACGGAACGGGAAGAGAAGATATTTACCGTGATGTTGGCCAAATTATCATCAGTCTCGCCATACGGTTTGACGTCCTATTATAATAGACTACGTTATtcattcttattcaattcaaGGTGGGTGGTGACTACGTGTACTGGGGAGATTACACTCAAAAGAAGCTGTGGTCCCTTAGAAAAGATGGATCTTCTAGCAGTCCGTTAACTCTTGGAACATTTCGCAATCCACCGACGAGTATTGTATTGCGACATCAGCCGCTGGATTGCAGTCTGCTAGAACAATCTCAAACTGGGAAATTAATCGCACATCAATCAGCGACCATAACCATTGCCTGTTTCACTATTACCAGTCTACTCATAATAGGCGTTGTTGCTATTTTTATGCTTCGAATTTGGACGTTTAGAAGTGGGAGAAAATTGTTGGTCTCTGACAAGGATGAAGAcacttttccttttcaagATTTTGATAACGGCAGGGATTCGTACAGCAGAAAAATGACGCAATAA
- the LOC116936380 gene encoding LOW QUALITY PROTEIN: protein cueball (The sequence of the model RefSeq protein was modified relative to this genomic sequence to represent the inferred CDS: deleted 1 base in 1 codon), with protein sequence MRRRGSKLNFKRKMKSSRSIVYHWTFNQQSRRIVEGIIQFEFVSSRHIRSKLISGATLDLIIAVGDELEFLTDGSTYRTLTLDSYNASKLSALAYDATTRRLFFSDLRHRHGHIFSVSLDEESRRPVEDIVERNNNETVESLAYDPVTKTLLWTDGLNRSIRRYQIDYEHVHIDEKEGIEIVHFLENDAKPQTLVSDPCTRMLYWTNIHNYRPSIERSLINGNQREIIIYSDLLLPNAFDVDVVEQMIYWAEDLKDGHFRIQRSSVDGTGTQVFYHGIGNFIVSLTVGDHYVYWSDYSHKKLWSLRKDGSSKRPIILRTFRNPAMGVAVFRHQPLNCSLITSNVHHQELTMESTESLIVTLMILTSLTIVAAVAILIFRFGRLIGCAQPFLSNKTEGTFAFQNFQNPVPNNTYKMCERVI encoded by the exons ATGCGGAGGAGGGGCTCCAAGTTGAACTTTAAACGGAAAATG AAGAGTTCACGTTCCATAGTCTACCA TTGGACTTTTAATCAACAGAGCCGACGGATAGTTGAAGGTATAATCCAGTTTGAGTTCGTGTCGTCGAGGCACATCCGCTCGAAGCTGATATCGGGAGCGACGTTAG ATCTCATCATTGCTGTTGGTGATGAACTCGAGTTTCTCACTGATGGAAGTACGTACCGGACGTTGACATTAGATTCTTATAACGCATCAAAATTGTCGGCTCTCGCGTACGACGCCACAACACGAAGACTCTTTTTCTCCGACCTGCGTCATCGTCACGGTCACATATTCAGCGTGAGTCTGGACGAAGAATCCCGCCGACCAGTTGAAGATATCGTTGAAA GAAATAATAACGAAACTGTTGAGAGCTTAGCCTACGATCCTGTGACTAAAACGCTGTTATGGACGGATGGGCTCAATCGATCCATCCGTCGATACCAAATCGATTACGAGCACGTTCACATAGATGAGAAGGAAGGCATAGAAATCGTACATTTCTTAGAAAATGATGCTAAACCGCAAACTTTAGTGTCTGACCCTTGTACGAG aaTGTTGTATTGGACAAATATTCACAATTATCGTCCGTCTATCGAACGTTCGCTTATCAACGGAAACCAGCGT GAAATTATAATTTATTCAGATTTATTGCTACCGAACGCGTTCGATGTGGACGTTGTTGAACAGATGATTTACTGGGCAGAGGATCTTAAAGACGGACACTTTCGCATTCAAAGAAGCTCTGTCGATGGAACTGGAACACAAGTTTTCTATCATGGCATCGGCAATTTTATCGTCAGTCTTACG GTGGGAGATCATTATGTCTACTGGAGCGATTACAGCCACAAGAAACTCTGGTCTCTCCGGAAGGATGGATCATCTAAACGCCCCATAATCCTTCGCACGTTTCGCAATCCAGCGATGGGTGTGGCCGTATTTCGTCATCAGCCGTTGAACTGCAGCTTAATTACGTCAAACGTTCATCATCAGGAACTTACCATGGAAAGTACTGAGTCGTTAATTGTAACATTAATGATTCTTACATCGCTTACTATCGTGGCAGCCGTTGCTATCTTAATCTTCCGGTTCGGACGATTAATCGGCTGTGCCCAACCATTCTTATCCAATAAAACTGAAGGCACTTTTGCGTTCCAGAATTTTCAGAACCCCGTTCCTAATAACACGTACAAAATGTGTGAAAGAGTGATATAA